One genomic region from Sparus aurata chromosome 15, fSpaAur1.1, whole genome shotgun sequence encodes:
- the ppp1r21 gene encoding protein phosphatase 1 regulatory subunit 21 isoform X2, with protein MANVTDLQTKYSKLAQEYSKLRAQNQVLKKAVVDEQASTVSLKEQLKHRDQSLRKQEQEMDSLSFRNQQLAKRVELLQEELASKVDSPSQHGLETQSVFDEDLQKKIEENERLHIQFYEADEQHRRQEAELRGRLQELERDSEQHQTVVDGLTAKYIDTIERLQSDKARLEVKAQTLEREAKECRVRTEECQQQLRRCQSELNRQVKQSSSVIQEKVPFNDTKFSDYNSLNVPPHNRRHQLKARDVAGQALSFIQDLVAALLNFHSYTEQRVHIYPRDSSIEPISPLNQKFSQYLHENAAYVRPLEDSFLQLHQSITEDTVTVLETVVKLKSFADNFSSYTHFLQKILPYQLKSLEEECEAPLCTAALTAKNQELQGDMKRVTSVFEKLQSYINILALPSVRQDAMLPSSTSAVFTQLAACLHSLHDAIKEMSKHYNQKAGLEQELPTITQKLCTTSECLLGSLGSLTSSTGKIATFFSNNLDFFTSPGYSPRGGTVTLNPLQAESMLANKKKAAAYMYAIKKPRPQSVPYREALSNRRILTSSTESREGLTQQVQQSQEKIARLEQEKEHWLLEAQLGKVRLEKENQRIADLEAQLAAALGGSPNTQAAAASTLAQSHEEAEKELQKAVGKETTLCTSLVGMLCTTPTVEHVGDEDSREQLIKTHYMARVGELTTQLQISDSKAVHFHSECRALAKRLAIAEKSRETLSEEVKRANQNITRLQDELTTTKRSYEDQLSMMSDHLCSMNETLSKQREEIDTLKLGSKGNAKKNKGR; from the exons ATGGCTAACGTTACAGACCTGCAAACAAAATACAGCAAGCTGGCACAGGAGTACTCCAAG cTCCGCGCCCAGAACCAGGTGCTGAAGAAGGCAGTCGTGGATGAACAGGCCAGCACCGTCTCCCTCAAG GAGCAACTGAAGCATAGGGACCAGAGCCTGAGGAAGCAGGAGCAGGAGATGGACAGCCTCAGCTTCAGGAACCAACAGCTGGCCAagagagtggagctgctgcaggaggagctcGCT AGTAAAGTAGACTCTCCGTCACAGCATGGCCTGGAGACCCAGAGTGTTTTTGACGAAGACCTCCAGAAAAAGATCGAGGAAAATGAGCGACTTCATATCCAA TTCTACGAAGCAGACGAGCAgcacaggaggcaggaggccGAGCTGAGGGGGCGACTGCAGGAGCTGGAGAGGGACTCGGAGCAGCACCAGACTGTCGTGGACGGACTCACCGCTAAGTACATAGACACAATCGAGCGGCTGCAGAGTGACAAAGCACGCTTAGAG GTGAAAGCACAGACCCTGGAGAGGGAAGCAAAAGAGTGCAGAGTGCGAACAGAAGAGTG tcagcagcagttgaGACGTTGCCAGTCGGAGCTGAACAGACAGGTGAAGCAAAGCAGCAGTGTGATCCAGGAGAAAGTGCCCTTCAATGACACCA AATTCAGTGACTACAACAGCCTAAATGTGCCGCCACACAATCGAAGGCACCAG cTGAAAGCCCGGGACGTAGCAGGTCAGGCCTTGAGTTTCATTCAGGACCTTGTGGCTGCTCTGTTGAACTTCCACTCCTACACAGAACAGAGAGTGCACATCTATCCTCGGGACTCCTCCATAGAGCCCATCTCCCCTCTGAACCAGAAG TTTTCTCAGTATCTACATGAGAACGCAGCCTATGTGCGCCCCCTGGAGGACAGCTTTCTGCAGTTACACCAAAGCATCACGGAGGACACAGTCACAGTGCTG GAGACTGTGGTCAAGCTGAAGAGCTTCGCTGATAATTTCTCTTCGTACACCCACTTTCTGCAGAAGATTCTTCCTTACCAGCTGAAAAG CTTGGAAGAAGAGTGCGAGGCGCCTCTTTGTACTGCTGCACTTACCGCGAAAAACCAGGAGCTGCAGGGAGACATGAAGAGAGTAACTTCTGTGTTTGAGAAACTGCAGAGCTACATTAACATTTTGGCCTTACCTA GTGTTCGTCAGGACGCCATGCTACCGAGCAGCACCTCAGCTGTCTTCACCCAGCTGGCTGCCTGCCTACACAGTCTTCACGATGCCATTAAAG AGATGTCAAAGCACTACAACCAGAAGGCCGGCTTAGAGCAGGAGCTCCCCACCATCACCCAGAAGCTCTGTACCACCTCGGAGTGCCTGCTGGGATCTTTGGGCTCCCTGACCAGCAGCACTGGCAAG ATTGCCACTTTCTTCAGCAACAACTTGGACTTCTTCACATCACCAGGCTACAGTCCAAGAGGTGGCACAGTCACTCTCAACCCCTTGCAAGCAGAGAGCATGCTGGCCaacaaaaagaaagcagctGCCTACATGTACGCGATCAAAAAG CCCAGGCCACAGTCTGTTCCATACAGAGAAGCCCTGTCAAACCGTCGCATACTCACCAGCTCCACTGAGAGCAGAGAAGGCCTCACTCAGCAG GTGCAGCAGAGCCAGGAGAAGATCGCCCGgctggagcaggagaaggagcaCTGGCTCCTGGAGGCCCAGCTGGGGAAGGTGCGGTTGGAAAAGGAGAACCAGCGCATTGCAGACCTGGAAGCGCAGCTCGCAGCGGCTCTAGGGGGAAGTCCAAACACTCAGGCAGCTGCAGCCAGCACGCTCGCACAGAGCCatgaggaggcagagaaagagctgcagaaaGCTGTGGGGAAAGAGACGACGCTGTGCACCAGCCTG GTTGGCATGTTGTGCACAACTCCTACAGTTGAGCAT gTGGGAGACGAGGACTCCAGGGAGCAGCTGATAAAGACTCACTACATGGCACGAGTGGGAGAGCTCACCACCCAGCTGCAGATTTCTGACAGCAAAGCTGTCCACTTTCACTCTGAG TGTCGAGCTTTGGCCAAGCGATTAGCCATTGCAGAAAAATCGCGGGAGACTCTGAGTGAGGAGGTCAAACGTGCTAATCAGAACATCACGCGTTTGCAG GATGAGCTGACTACGACGAAGAGGAGCTACGAAGACCAGCTGAGCATGATGAGCGACCACCTGTGTAGCATGAATGAGACTCTGAgcaagcagagagaggaaatcGACACGCTCAAACTAGGCAGCAAG GGAAATGCCAAAAAGAACAAAGGACGCTAG
- the ppp1r21 gene encoding protein phosphatase 1 regulatory subunit 21 isoform X1, translated as MANVTDLQTKYSKLAQEYSKLRAQNQVLKKAVVDEQASTVSLKEQLKHRDQSLRKQEQEMDSLSFRNQQLAKRVELLQEELAVSEAKSKKGKSKVDSPSQHGLETQSVFDEDLQKKIEENERLHIQFYEADEQHRRQEAELRGRLQELERDSEQHQTVVDGLTAKYIDTIERLQSDKARLEVKAQTLEREAKECRVRTEECQQQLRRCQSELNRQVKQSSSVIQEKVPFNDTKFSDYNSLNVPPHNRRHQLKARDVAGQALSFIQDLVAALLNFHSYTEQRVHIYPRDSSIEPISPLNQKFSQYLHENAAYVRPLEDSFLQLHQSITEDTVTVLETVVKLKSFADNFSSYTHFLQKILPYQLKSLEEECEAPLCTAALTAKNQELQGDMKRVTSVFEKLQSYINILALPSVRQDAMLPSSTSAVFTQLAACLHSLHDAIKEMSKHYNQKAGLEQELPTITQKLCTTSECLLGSLGSLTSSTGKIATFFSNNLDFFTSPGYSPRGGTVTLNPLQAESMLANKKKAAAYMYAIKKPRPQSVPYREALSNRRILTSSTESREGLTQQVQQSQEKIARLEQEKEHWLLEAQLGKVRLEKENQRIADLEAQLAAALGGSPNTQAAAASTLAQSHEEAEKELQKAVGKETTLCTSLVGMLCTTPTVEHVGDEDSREQLIKTHYMARVGELTTQLQISDSKAVHFHSECRALAKRLAIAEKSRETLSEEVKRANQNITRLQDELTTTKRSYEDQLSMMSDHLCSMNETLSKQREEIDTLKLGSKGNAKKNKGR; from the exons ATGGCTAACGTTACAGACCTGCAAACAAAATACAGCAAGCTGGCACAGGAGTACTCCAAG cTCCGCGCCCAGAACCAGGTGCTGAAGAAGGCAGTCGTGGATGAACAGGCCAGCACCGTCTCCCTCAAG GAGCAACTGAAGCATAGGGACCAGAGCCTGAGGAAGCAGGAGCAGGAGATGGACAGCCTCAGCTTCAGGAACCAACAGCTGGCCAagagagtggagctgctgcaggaggagctcGCTGTCAGTGAAGCCAAGAGCAAAAAGGGGAAG AGTAAAGTAGACTCTCCGTCACAGCATGGCCTGGAGACCCAGAGTGTTTTTGACGAAGACCTCCAGAAAAAGATCGAGGAAAATGAGCGACTTCATATCCAA TTCTACGAAGCAGACGAGCAgcacaggaggcaggaggccGAGCTGAGGGGGCGACTGCAGGAGCTGGAGAGGGACTCGGAGCAGCACCAGACTGTCGTGGACGGACTCACCGCTAAGTACATAGACACAATCGAGCGGCTGCAGAGTGACAAAGCACGCTTAGAG GTGAAAGCACAGACCCTGGAGAGGGAAGCAAAAGAGTGCAGAGTGCGAACAGAAGAGTG tcagcagcagttgaGACGTTGCCAGTCGGAGCTGAACAGACAGGTGAAGCAAAGCAGCAGTGTGATCCAGGAGAAAGTGCCCTTCAATGACACCA AATTCAGTGACTACAACAGCCTAAATGTGCCGCCACACAATCGAAGGCACCAG cTGAAAGCCCGGGACGTAGCAGGTCAGGCCTTGAGTTTCATTCAGGACCTTGTGGCTGCTCTGTTGAACTTCCACTCCTACACAGAACAGAGAGTGCACATCTATCCTCGGGACTCCTCCATAGAGCCCATCTCCCCTCTGAACCAGAAG TTTTCTCAGTATCTACATGAGAACGCAGCCTATGTGCGCCCCCTGGAGGACAGCTTTCTGCAGTTACACCAAAGCATCACGGAGGACACAGTCACAGTGCTG GAGACTGTGGTCAAGCTGAAGAGCTTCGCTGATAATTTCTCTTCGTACACCCACTTTCTGCAGAAGATTCTTCCTTACCAGCTGAAAAG CTTGGAAGAAGAGTGCGAGGCGCCTCTTTGTACTGCTGCACTTACCGCGAAAAACCAGGAGCTGCAGGGAGACATGAAGAGAGTAACTTCTGTGTTTGAGAAACTGCAGAGCTACATTAACATTTTGGCCTTACCTA GTGTTCGTCAGGACGCCATGCTACCGAGCAGCACCTCAGCTGTCTTCACCCAGCTGGCTGCCTGCCTACACAGTCTTCACGATGCCATTAAAG AGATGTCAAAGCACTACAACCAGAAGGCCGGCTTAGAGCAGGAGCTCCCCACCATCACCCAGAAGCTCTGTACCACCTCGGAGTGCCTGCTGGGATCTTTGGGCTCCCTGACCAGCAGCACTGGCAAG ATTGCCACTTTCTTCAGCAACAACTTGGACTTCTTCACATCACCAGGCTACAGTCCAAGAGGTGGCACAGTCACTCTCAACCCCTTGCAAGCAGAGAGCATGCTGGCCaacaaaaagaaagcagctGCCTACATGTACGCGATCAAAAAG CCCAGGCCACAGTCTGTTCCATACAGAGAAGCCCTGTCAAACCGTCGCATACTCACCAGCTCCACTGAGAGCAGAGAAGGCCTCACTCAGCAG GTGCAGCAGAGCCAGGAGAAGATCGCCCGgctggagcaggagaaggagcaCTGGCTCCTGGAGGCCCAGCTGGGGAAGGTGCGGTTGGAAAAGGAGAACCAGCGCATTGCAGACCTGGAAGCGCAGCTCGCAGCGGCTCTAGGGGGAAGTCCAAACACTCAGGCAGCTGCAGCCAGCACGCTCGCACAGAGCCatgaggaggcagagaaagagctgcagaaaGCTGTGGGGAAAGAGACGACGCTGTGCACCAGCCTG GTTGGCATGTTGTGCACAACTCCTACAGTTGAGCAT gTGGGAGACGAGGACTCCAGGGAGCAGCTGATAAAGACTCACTACATGGCACGAGTGGGAGAGCTCACCACCCAGCTGCAGATTTCTGACAGCAAAGCTGTCCACTTTCACTCTGAG TGTCGAGCTTTGGCCAAGCGATTAGCCATTGCAGAAAAATCGCGGGAGACTCTGAGTGAGGAGGTCAAACGTGCTAATCAGAACATCACGCGTTTGCAG GATGAGCTGACTACGACGAAGAGGAGCTACGAAGACCAGCTGAGCATGATGAGCGACCACCTGTGTAGCATGAATGAGACTCTGAgcaagcagagagaggaaatcGACACGCTCAAACTAGGCAGCAAG GGAAATGCCAAAAAGAACAAAGGACGCTAG